One genomic segment of Aquamicrobium sp. includes these proteins:
- a CDS encoding branched-chain amino acid aminotransferase: MNNTIGKAEADSFVPAAPIEITRAATLAPLPRPPYGFGNHFTDHIATLRYTEATGWGEPRIVPFGELSLHPSAAGFQYSQSIFDAFKAHLQPDGSLAMFRPDMHIARLNRSAARMCIPQVEPRMLMELIQRLCDLDRRWAPSDPGSALYIRPTIVATEGFVSLRPARDYLLVVFLSPVGDYFAEGSAPVRILASDEFVRAARGGVGSAKTGGNYAAAMYATRAAVEQGYSQILWLDGVERRYLEEVGSMNIFVKIAGRVRTPPLSDSILAGVTRDTILSILRDSGAAVSEEPIAIDELFEAHDAGTLDEVFGTGTAAIVSPIGRIAYKGKEIQVRDGQRGPTTEWLYDKLLAVQKGRDNDPQGWRVTVPHFG; the protein is encoded by the coding sequence GTGAACAACACCATTGGCAAGGCGGAAGCCGACAGTTTCGTCCCGGCCGCGCCGATCGAGATCACCCGCGCCGCGACGCTGGCCCCGCTTCCCCGGCCGCCCTACGGCTTCGGCAACCACTTCACCGACCACATCGCCACGTTGCGCTACACCGAGGCCACCGGCTGGGGAGAGCCGCGGATCGTCCCCTTCGGCGAGCTTTCGCTCCATCCCTCGGCCGCCGGCTTCCAGTACAGCCAGTCGATCTTCGACGCGTTCAAGGCGCATCTCCAGCCCGACGGCAGCCTCGCCATGTTCCGCCCGGACATGCATATCGCCCGGCTCAACCGGTCGGCGGCGCGCATGTGCATCCCGCAGGTCGAGCCGCGGATGCTGATGGAGCTGATACAGCGCCTGTGCGACCTCGACCGGCGCTGGGCGCCGAGCGACCCGGGCAGCGCGCTCTATATCCGGCCGACCATCGTCGCCACCGAGGGCTTCGTCAGCCTGCGCCCGGCGCGGGACTATCTGCTCGTCGTGTTCCTGTCGCCGGTCGGCGACTACTTCGCCGAGGGCAGCGCGCCGGTGCGCATCCTCGCCAGCGACGAGTTCGTGCGCGCCGCGCGCGGCGGCGTCGGCTCGGCCAAGACGGGCGGCAACTATGCCGCCGCCATGTACGCCACGCGGGCCGCGGTCGAGCAGGGCTACTCGCAGATCCTGTGGCTCGACGGGGTGGAACGGCGCTATCTCGAGGAGGTCGGCTCGATGAACATCTTCGTCAAGATCGCCGGCAGGGTGCGCACGCCGCCGCTGTCCGATTCCATCCTGGCGGGCGTCACGCGCGACACGATCCTCTCGATCCTGCGCGACAGCGGCGCGGCCGTGAGCGAGGAGCCCATCGCCATCGACGAGCTGTTCGAGGCCCACGACGCCGGCACGCTCGACGAGGTCTTCGGCACCGGCACCGCCGCCATCGTCTCGCCGATCGGGCGGATCGCCTACAAGGGCAAGGAAATCCAGGTCCGCGACGGCCAGCGCGGCCCGACGACGGAATGGCTCTACGACAAGCTGCTGGCGGTCCAGAAGGGCAGGGACAACGACCCGCAGGGCTGGCGCGTGACCGTGCCGCACTTCGGCTGA